A stretch of the Rosa rugosa chromosome 5, drRosRugo1.1, whole genome shotgun sequence genome encodes the following:
- the LOC133708584 gene encoding uncharacterized protein LOC133708584, with amino-acid sequence MPFLDSKLSSKFASVIEDDVGIVGRPLIKTKFWEEVPKSQVMTNTVKLESKLAINSLDNVVALGTIVEVDIEASKQTIHGVPMGEENVRVSVTKAIVEDALLPFPIKDEIVKIRDAIGTCVAWPKNLIIPPTVEQKEGVKRKIVKKRNRDIYDDDDHDDLQNLPAKLPLPLKMLCQWANTFLKDGFTIHTTLGEELLGHPKKVAIFRRDVYAMTNMKEISNGSLVMYMSYLYQVLKKTKMLEMIAFIDPDHTGALACGNPTERARSLAVRYGNGKPGQVFLVPYNSGCHWMLTVVNPGEEVVHFMDPLKRRLITGEWKTIVDDSIRIYNAQKNKKGRKIVQWKNCAGIPEQLGDKTCGLWIMHYMKDIAEDKNQQWSAKWERKANHFYTQKDIDQVRAEWAKYVSQFQQS; translated from the exons ATGCCGTTTCTGGATAGTAAATTGAGCAGCAAATTTGCATCGGTTATTGAGGATGATGTTGGGATAGTTGGTAGACCTCTCATCAAGACTAAATTCTGGGAAGAAGTTCCG AAATCTCAGGTTATGACCAATACGGTCAAGTTGGAGTCTAAGCTAGCAataaattcattggataatgtaGTTGCTCTTGGAACCATCGTTGAAGTTGATATTGAGGCCAGCAAACAAACAATCCATGGTGTTCCAATGGGAGAGGAAAATGTGCGCGTGTCAGTCACCAAAGCTATTGTTGAAGATGCTTTGCTACCATTTCCTATCAAAGATGAGATTGTCAAAATACGCGATGCGATTGGCACATGCGTTGCTTGGCCTAAAAACTTGATTATACCCCCCACAGTTGAGCAAAAG GAAGGAGTAAAGCGTAAAATTGTGAAGAAGAGAAATAGAGAcatatatgatgatgatgatcatgatGACCTTCAAAACCTGCCAGCCAAGTTGCCTTTACCCCTAAAGATGTTGTGCCAATGGGCCAACACATTCTTAAAGGATGGGTTCACCATCCACACCACTTTGGGAGAAGAGCTTTTAGGCCATCCAAAGAAGGTAGCTATCTTTAGGAGGGATGTGTATGCCATGACCAACATGAAGGAGATATCGAACGGCTCATTAGTGATGTATATGAG CTACCTCTATCAGGttttgaagaaaacaaagatgCTGGAAATGATCGCCTTCATAGACCCTGATCACACTGGTGCACTTGCGTGTGGAAATCCAACAGAACGAGCTCGTTCTCTAGCTGTTCGGTATGGAAATGGGAAGCCTGGCCAGGTTTTTCTAGTTCCATATAACTCAGG TTGTCATTGGATGTTGACGGTTGTGAACCCCGGTGAAGAAGTGGTGCACTTCATGGATCCATTAAAGAGGCGACTCATCACCGGTGAATGGAAAACTATTGTGGACGA TTCCATCAGAATATACAATGCACAGAAAAATAAGAAAGGCAGAAAAATAGTTCAATGGAAAAATTGTGCG GGCATTCCGGAGCAATTGGGCGATAAAACTTGTGGACTGTGGATTATGCATTACATGAAAGACATAGCGGAGGACAAAAATCAACAGTGGAGTGctaag TGGGaaaggaaagcaaatcacttctACACACAAAAAGACATTGATCAGGTCCGGGCCGAGTGGGCAAAGTATGTCAGCCAATTTCAGCAAAGCTAG